The proteins below are encoded in one region of Lactuca sativa cultivar Salinas chromosome 3, Lsat_Salinas_v11, whole genome shotgun sequence:
- the LOC111908506 gene encoding cysteine-rich receptor-like protein kinase 44: MKLTTKWQSCRWWMVSLVVVLFISMAQPVTSQKIDRNNTMLRWYCSAYRGMNGEVFVKNLNTTLSSLRKQLSRVNNYHVVSKTVINGESVYGQALCRAHLSTAECLSCFDSAVSYLKVCGLGNGAHVFYDDCDLRYENKNFYNDAIMRTSTIGICGNTTSSHPKEQKKTASGLLSDLRTAIPRIPSYFAASTRQITGTNQTVYAIAQCGPNITQSLCAECLEIRFRLLDNCLPSTSGRAIDDGCFMRYSEIPFFQANQTTDITSFLTNGYSRNLRSIIGGVVGGIGFLLVILAFFFWRRQSKKSKHRREDNPSGTTDLLQRTTVYTYKDLKTATNNFSNENIIGGGFNMLYKGVMKDQVTVAIKKIVIASKSGKTDLDSEIQIIGNVHHRYLVRFLGCCRKGPHMYLVLEYMENGSLDKFLYGDKRGTLNWQQRFDIIYGTARGLAYLHDQYHVTIIHSNIKPSNILLDNEFQPKISDFGLLKLLPEDKSHLSTKVSAKVTGTLFNGYIAPEYAMNGLCSEKVDVYSFGVVILEIISGKCSNDMLQNEFLSLKLVDHARSLYENDDHLTLMDVTLDPSEYMKEDAKKIIEIALMCIHSTASARPSISDVVILLSGLSSEVKRPILRSMMDDSDMKIQVEL; the protein is encoded by the exons ATGAAACTGACCACAAAATGGCAGTCATGCAGGTGGTGGATGGTGAGTCTAGTGGTAGTTCTTTTCATATCTATGGCACAGCCAGTAACATCACAAAAGATCGATAGAAATAACACAATGCTAAGGTGGTATTGTAGTGCGTACAGAGGCATGAACGGGGAAGTTTTTGTTAAAAACCTCAACACCACACTTTCTAGCCTCAGGAAGCAGTTATCCCGAGTCAATAATTATCACGTCGTTTCAAAGACTGTGATTAATGGCGAATCCGTCTATGGTCAAGCTTTGTGTAGGGCACATCTCTCGACTGCTGAGTGTCTATCTTGTTTTGACTCAGCTGTTTCTTATTTGAAAGTATGTGGCCTCGGAAATGGTGCTCATGTTTTCTATGATGACTGCGACCTGAG GTATGAGAACAAAAACTTCTACAATGATGCTATCATGAGAACTAGTACTATTGGAATATGTGGAAATACTACATCTTCACATCCAAAGGAACAAAAGAAAACAGCAAGTGGGTTGCTTTCAGATCTTCGGACAGCAATACCAAGAATACCAAGTTACTTTGCTGCTTCCACCAGACAAATTACTGGAACCAATCAAACAGTGTATGCCATTGCACAATGTGGCCCCAACATAACCCAGAGTCTGTGTGCAGAATGTTTAGAGATCAGATTCAGATTATTAGATAATTGTCTTCCTAGTACCTCAGGAAGGGCGATTGACGATGGATGTTTTATGAGGTATTCCGAAATTCCATTTTTTCAAGCCAATCAAACAACCGATATCACATCTTTCTTAACGAATG GATATTCAAGAAATTTGAGATCCATTATAGGCGGAGTTGTTGGTGGTATAGGATTTCTTTTGGTCATACTTGCATTCTTCTTCTGGCGTCGTCAATCAAAAAAGTCAAAACACCGCAGAGAAG ATAACCCAAGTGGAACAACCGACTTGTTGCAAAGGACAACAGTTTATACCTACAAAGATTTAAAAACCGCTACAAATAACTTTTCGAATGAAAATATAATCGGAGGCGGGTTTAACATGTTGTATAAG GGTGTTATGAAGGATCAAGTTACTGTTGCAATAAAGAAAATTGTCATAGCATCTAAGAGTGGAAAAACCGACTTAGATAGTGAAATCCAAATCATCGGTAATGTTCATCACCGCTATCTCGTACGTTTCCTTGGATGTTGTCGTAAAGGACCTCACATGTATCTTGTCCTTGAGTACATGGAAAATGGTAGCCTTGATAAATTTCTCTATG GTGACAAACGGGGTACCCTAAATTGGCAACAAAGGTTTGATATAATATATGGTACAGCCAGGGGTCTTGCATATCTACATGATCAATACCATGTCACAATCATTCATAGCAATATAAAACCCAGCAACATTTTGTTGGACAACGAATTTCAACCGAAAATTTCTGATTTTGGGCTACTAAAACTATTGCCAGAAGATAAAAGTCATCTCAGCACCAAAGTTAGCGCCAAAGTTACAGGCACCTT GTTTAATGGATACATAGCACCTGAATACGCAATGAACGGGCTGTGCTCCGAGAAAGTTGATGTATACAGCTTTGGTGTcgtcatcctcgaaatcattagTGGAAAATGCTCCAATGACATGCTTCAAAATGAATTTCTCTCACTAAAACTCGTTGATCAT GCAAGGAGTTTATATGAAAACGACGATCATTTGACTCTCATGGACGTTACACTAGATCCAAGTGAATATATGAAAGAAGATGCAAAGAAAATCATAGAGATAGCGTTGATGTGCATACATTCAACGGCTTCAGCGAGACCGTCGATATCTGACGTGGTTATACTTTTAAGTGGACTCTCATCGGAGGTAAAACGTCCAATATTGAGATCTATGATGGACGATTCTGATATGAAAATTCAAGTAGAACTCTAG